One Setaria viridis chromosome 5, Setaria_viridis_v4.0, whole genome shotgun sequence genomic region harbors:
- the LOC140222741 gene encoding uncharacterized protein yields the protein MEAAAASTASKLGLPPGFRFVPTDEEVVVHYLLRRIQNQPLPVGDILDDDPLSAPPWLLLAKHGRKGDAFFFAEGQAMKGKGSRQKRSCAGGGTWEGQGQRKAAKGREGEKLRVRVDGEEIEWRKYALNFQGEVIKGSTGWVMHEYSITAPPELAASPVRVYRIRFSGHGKNAQKRKRNEIDWASDEEEEVYQGAARAAARPAVAEPDALFVGGCPSAPQPEPVSYLPVPVVAGSDALFVGGCPSAPQLGPVSYLPMAPVYVGNGNLAEWTGTGAGGALSAATSSLAQDLPALVDGGGEDWNFIFSSDDLLPGFEFSGAADAGAMSAPMVPAA from the coding sequence atggaggcagcagcagcgtcCACGGCATCCAAGTTGGGCCTTCCGCCAGGCTTCCGCTTCGTGCCCACCGACGAGGAGGTGGTCGTGCACTACCTCCTCCGTCGCATCCAGAACCAGCCCCTCCCGGTCGGCGACATCCTCGACGACGACCCGCTGAGCGCGCCTCCGTGGCTCCTCCTCGCGAAGCACGGGCGGAAGGGAGACGCGTTCTTCTTCGCGGAGGGGCAGGCCATGAAAGGTAAGGGCAGCCGCCAGAAGAGGAGCTGCGCGGGCGGCGGGACCTGGGAAGGCCAGGGCCAGAGGAAGGCTGCCAAGGGCCGCGAGGGCGAGAAGCTGCGCGTGCGCGTGGACGGCGAGGAGATCGAGTGGCGGAAGTACGCGCTCAACTTCCAGGGGGAAGTAATCAAGGGCAGCACGGGCTGGGTCATGCACGAGTACTCCATCACcgcgccgcccgagctcgcCGCGTCGCCGGTGAGGGTGTACCGCATCCGCTTCAGCGGCCACGGCAAGAACGCCCAGAAGCGCAAGAGGAATGAGATCGACTGGGCCagcgacgaggaagaggaggtgtaCCAAGGCGCGGCACGCGCCGCGGCCCGTCCCGCGGTGGCAGAGCCCGATGCGCTGTTCGTCGGCGGGTGCCCGTCAgcaccgcagcccgagcccgtCAGCTATCTACCCGTTCCAGTGGTGGCGGGGTCTGATGCTCTGTTCGTCGGTGGGTGCCCGTCGGCGCCGCAGCTCGGGCCCGTCAGCTATCTTCCCATGGCGCCGGTGTATGTTGGCAATGGCAATCTTGCTGAATGGACGGGAACCGGAGCGGGCGGTGCGTtgtcggcggcgacgtcgtcgttGGCTCAGGACCTGCCGGCGctggtggacggcggcggcgaggactgGAACTTCATATTCTCCTCGGATGATTTGCTGCCCGGTTTCGAGTTCTCAGGAGCGGCTGATGCTGGAGCCATGTCAGCCCCGATGGTGCCAGCTGCATGA